Proteins encoded together in one Pseudoalteromonas xiamenensis window:
- a CDS encoding chemotaxis protein CheW codes for MNKHLFANEQVMKQYLNALLTEEEVAYAPELDKTPLKSAAVTEVSPVAKLLEQVRPEIAEEITELPEIEVEEEQTVEVTVEDVTIEPVQDVKELENQQNSTIIKEQEEQSAKVDSKSAYFDGEFQALFFDVAGLTLAVPLKALGGIHQLGDINQLFGKPKWFQGVMLNREQKLSVIDTARWVMPEKYTQELADNLDYQYLIMLGDSSWGLSAEKLVNNITLQPDDVKWRTSAGKRPWLAGVIKEKMCALIDVDNLIELLEKGLDSREQ; via the coding sequence ATGAACAAGCACCTGTTTGCAAATGAACAAGTGATGAAACAATACCTCAATGCGTTACTTACCGAAGAGGAAGTCGCTTACGCGCCAGAGTTGGACAAAACACCGCTCAAATCTGCTGCGGTTACAGAAGTGTCGCCAGTTGCAAAATTACTAGAGCAAGTTCGACCAGAAATTGCCGAAGAAATAACCGAACTTCCAGAAATAGAAGTCGAAGAAGAACAAACGGTTGAAGTTACTGTCGAAGATGTAACCATTGAGCCCGTGCAAGATGTAAAAGAGCTTGAGAATCAGCAAAATAGTACTATTATCAAAGAGCAAGAAGAACAATCTGCTAAAGTTGATAGCAAAAGCGCGTATTTTGATGGCGAGTTTCAGGCCTTATTCTTTGATGTAGCCGGACTTACGCTTGCAGTACCGCTTAAAGCACTCGGTGGTATTCATCAATTAGGTGATATTAACCAATTGTTTGGAAAACCAAAATGGTTCCAAGGTGTCATGTTGAACCGTGAACAGAAGCTTAGTGTAATTGATACGGCTCGTTGGGTTATGCCCGAGAAATATACACAAGAGCTCGCTGACAACCTCGATTACCAGTACCTTATTATGCTTGGGGACAGTAGCTGGGGCTTGTCAGCTGAAAAGTTGGTGAATAACATAACGTTACAGCCAGACGATGTAAAATGGCGCACATCAGCAGGGAAACGCCCTTGGTTAGCTGGTGTGATTAAAGAAAAAATGTGCGCTTTGATAGATGTAGATAATTTAATAGAACTGTTGGAAAAAGGGCTCGATAGCCGAGAGCAATAG
- a CDS encoding chemotaxis protein CheW, whose protein sequence is MGQDRLLSADKSADSNDEILQWVTYKLEAETYGINVMQVQEVLRYTEIAPVPGAPDYVLGIINLRGNVVTVIDTRARFGLPSAEVTDNSRIVIIEAEKQVIGILVDSVAEVVYLRSSEIDSAPNIGTEESAKFIQGVSNREGELLILVDLNKLLTDDEWDELSHI, encoded by the coding sequence ATGGGCCAAGACAGACTACTTTCAGCAGATAAAAGTGCAGATAGTAACGACGAAATTTTGCAGTGGGTAACGTACAAGCTTGAAGCGGAAACTTACGGTATTAACGTAATGCAGGTTCAAGAAGTACTAAGATACACTGAAATAGCGCCTGTACCGGGTGCACCTGATTATGTACTTGGTATTATTAACTTACGTGGTAACGTCGTAACAGTTATTGATACTCGTGCGCGTTTCGGTTTGCCAAGCGCTGAAGTGACGGACAACTCTAGAATCGTTATCATCGAAGCTGAAAAGCAAGTAATTGGTATTTTGGTTGATAGCGTTGCTGAAGTCGTTTATTTACGTAGCTCTGAAATTGACAGCGCTCCGAATATTGGAACGGAAGAAAGCGCGAAATTCATTCAGGGTGTTTCAAACCGTGAAGGCGAGTTGTTAATTCTTGTTGACCTCAATAAGCTATTAACTGACGACGAGTGGGACGAGTTGAGCCACATCTAA
- a CDS encoding DUF2802 domain-containing protein: protein MSEAVQFYLLLGLTIVSSTLSVVCLGLFVVARKNSETQRKHFIDHVKRTESFTQQLQILRSEIAEVRAGLLSMSKRIVNCEQVSHELAQSVSAQKYDDPEAKIYSRAVKMIELGADLDEVMRECEIPQAEAELLMTLHFKQK from the coding sequence GTGTCAGAAGCAGTCCAATTTTATTTATTACTCGGTTTAACGATTGTCTCAAGTACGCTAAGTGTAGTGTGCTTGGGGCTTTTTGTTGTTGCGCGAAAAAACAGCGAAACACAACGAAAACACTTTATCGACCACGTTAAACGCACTGAGAGCTTTACTCAACAATTGCAGATCTTACGTAGTGAAATTGCAGAAGTAAGAGCCGGTTTATTGAGTATGAGCAAACGTATTGTAAATTGTGAGCAGGTAAGCCACGAGTTAGCGCAGTCAGTCTCCGCACAAAAATATGATGATCCGGAAGCGAAAATTTATTCGCGAGCGGTGAAAATGATAGAGTTAGGTGCTGATTTAGACGAAGTGATGCGGGAATGTGAAATCCCTCAAGCAGAAGCCGAGCTACTTATGACGCTGCACTTTAAACAAAAATAG
- a CDS encoding EscU/YscU/HrcU family type III secretion system export apparatus switch protein translates to MGDSIKQKSAIGLLYEAGKAPEVVSKGFGNLADEIVAKAKEKGILVHQDEQLFDSLAKLNLHDEIPRELYYVIAELIAFSYILQGKFPPGWKGLKGKLDIRA, encoded by the coding sequence GTGGGCGACTCTATTAAACAAAAATCAGCTATCGGATTGCTTTATGAGGCGGGTAAAGCGCCCGAAGTTGTTAGCAAGGGATTTGGCAACCTTGCGGACGAAATTGTTGCCAAGGCAAAAGAAAAAGGCATACTCGTCCATCAAGATGAGCAGTTATTTGACTCTCTCGCGAAGTTGAATTTGCACGATGAAATACCTAGAGAACTTTACTACGTCATCGCTGAGTTAATCGCATTTTCATATATCCTTCAGGGCAAATTTCCACCTGGCTGGAAAGGCCTAAAAGGAAAGCTGGATATTCGTGCCTAG
- the fliK gene encoding flagellar hook-length control protein FliK, with the protein MNKVPISSQPTVQTLDVGTLSNLPKNTQELAGLDSQFQARHIAVNDSSLQMEVLMEGRWQTLRLTLDDPKPKPFQLAQGTVHVAPDGKTLTITTAPQTHIINDQKALIRLYNMLFTDSEILPKQTAVTLTNTGINFPKLGLEFNVDKQTMALLRTEPKLYAVVEQSKAELSFKIVNGYSDPLMHLSISLKHLARQIPDKYPELYVQAARTTLDIKATPLPGGKILSLPLSDPQQFAPTGKWSKAIVKPFAETVSLIRPQQAFDAVLKHSLKQQIPQFDQTLQKEIQNQTTLLSLSDPKRFSQEELKAAIGTAIQKWIKTPFMQLKDSLSVKPGRVNSEKGISQTEQATSFSTPKPSVWLQTPVMAASANRPTLSASAVGDLFNAIRHVTTLTVNNGSRADVAMKSRINTFVENNIITVEKPLNSPSEKVASINTPLAEAAQKNMSSTSNKERLNEQAMAKIETRTSTERKQVHEADSLIKLKDQTQIRSSDQLWHPPLKFETKSMLQATQASGPIERLLSAKWAKQEHLARDPGLQLSKTIDEVKTSARQFPPELQRLVNQAFERMWDERSLHPVAISQHVSSVTNNLPVQSPFLQALDKLLVTFLAVPKAIQTRPENVSPAERIEALVTALFPNQKINQIQHLVQSLMQTSQLEQLSGDLSKIQNQFSHVGTQQLNQQQSNENNWLINLFLPTKQNVEQRQTELQIGKYKKPAKAHLPEKTVWFVRLNFDLTPYGKLSAQAELMDKALDCDLVADTKAVVSLATPHLDALREKLASHGLQVGDISLSENPEQVNQFYSSHAIVNLKV; encoded by the coding sequence ATGAATAAAGTGCCAATTTCTTCGCAGCCTACTGTCCAAACACTCGATGTTGGCACGCTTTCGAATTTACCAAAAAACACGCAGGAACTAGCGGGGCTTGATAGCCAATTCCAAGCTCGACACATCGCCGTCAATGATTCGTCATTGCAAATGGAAGTATTGATGGAAGGTCGCTGGCAAACACTAAGACTTACGCTGGATGACCCAAAACCAAAACCGTTTCAGTTAGCACAAGGTACAGTACACGTTGCGCCTGATGGTAAGACACTGACGATTACAACAGCGCCTCAGACGCACATAATAAATGATCAAAAAGCGCTTATCCGTCTGTACAACATGTTATTTACTGACAGTGAAATACTGCCAAAACAAACGGCTGTCACTTTAACCAATACTGGTATTAACTTCCCGAAGCTCGGATTGGAATTCAATGTTGATAAGCAGACTATGGCATTGCTGCGTACAGAGCCAAAATTGTATGCTGTCGTGGAGCAATCAAAAGCAGAATTATCCTTTAAAATCGTTAACGGCTACTCCGATCCACTCATGCATCTCAGTATTTCACTGAAACATCTAGCGCGACAAATTCCTGACAAATATCCTGAGCTTTATGTACAGGCAGCTCGCACTACCCTTGACATTAAAGCGACGCCTTTACCAGGAGGAAAAATATTATCACTTCCGCTAAGCGATCCTCAACAATTCGCGCCCACTGGAAAATGGAGTAAAGCGATAGTTAAACCATTTGCTGAAACGGTCAGTTTAATACGTCCTCAACAAGCGTTTGATGCAGTACTGAAGCATTCGTTAAAACAACAAATCCCCCAATTTGACCAAACATTACAAAAAGAAATACAGAATCAGACCACGCTGCTCTCACTCAGCGATCCGAAACGCTTTTCTCAAGAAGAACTAAAAGCGGCAATTGGCACTGCCATTCAGAAGTGGATAAAAACCCCTTTCATGCAACTTAAAGATTCGTTAAGTGTGAAACCCGGACGAGTTAATTCAGAGAAAGGAATATCACAGACGGAGCAAGCAACGTCGTTCTCGACACCTAAACCTAGCGTATGGCTTCAAACACCAGTTATGGCGGCTTCAGCCAATCGCCCTACGTTGTCGGCGTCAGCTGTCGGTGACTTGTTTAATGCAATACGGCATGTTACCACGTTAACCGTCAACAACGGCTCTCGTGCTGATGTTGCAATGAAGTCACGGATAAACACCTTTGTGGAAAACAACATCATCACGGTAGAAAAGCCACTAAATTCGCCAAGTGAAAAGGTAGCAAGCATTAACACACCTCTAGCTGAGGCTGCTCAGAAAAACATGTCTTCGACCAGCAACAAGGAGCGCTTAAATGAACAAGCAATGGCAAAAATCGAGACCCGAACTAGCACTGAACGAAAGCAAGTTCATGAAGCTGACTCCTTAATTAAGCTTAAAGATCAAACGCAAATTCGTTCAAGTGATCAATTGTGGCATCCTCCACTGAAATTCGAGACTAAAAGCATGCTTCAAGCTACACAAGCATCGGGCCCGATAGAGCGCCTACTAAGTGCCAAATGGGCTAAACAAGAACATCTTGCTCGTGACCCAGGATTACAACTGTCTAAAACTATTGATGAAGTTAAAACATCTGCGAGGCAATTCCCACCAGAACTGCAGCGATTAGTGAATCAAGCCTTTGAGCGCATGTGGGATGAGCGTTCACTCCATCCCGTGGCAATAAGTCAGCATGTATCCTCTGTGACGAACAACCTTCCTGTACAAAGTCCCTTTTTACAGGCACTAGACAAATTACTGGTGACTTTTCTTGCCGTGCCAAAAGCCATTCAAACACGCCCAGAGAACGTTTCTCCCGCGGAGCGCATTGAAGCTTTAGTTACTGCCCTATTTCCCAACCAGAAAATAAATCAAATTCAACATCTCGTGCAATCGCTCATGCAAACGAGTCAATTAGAGCAGCTAAGTGGCGACCTAAGCAAAATCCAAAATCAATTTAGTCATGTTGGTACTCAGCAACTTAATCAGCAGCAATCCAATGAAAACAATTGGTTGATCAATTTGTTTTTGCCTACAAAACAAAACGTAGAACAAAGACAAACGGAACTACAAATAGGCAAATATAAAAAACCAGCTAAAGCACATTTACCTGAAAAGACCGTCTGGTTTGTACGCTTAAATTTTGACTTAACACCTTATGGCAAGTTGTCAGCACAAGCAGAGTTAATGGACAAAGCCTTAGATTGTGATTTAGTGGCAGATACCAAAGCGGTCGTCTCTTTAGCGACCCCTCATCTTGATGCATTAAGGGAGAAACTCGCCTCTCACGGACTCCAAGTGGGTGATATTTCACTCAGCGAAAATCCCGAGCAAGTTAACCAATTTTATTCCTCTCATGCTATCGTCAATCTGAAAGTATAA
- the ccmA gene encoding cytochrome c biogenesis heme-transporting ATPase CcmA has product MLEINAVTCIKQDRCLFESLSFSLQAGEIMQVEGPNGAGKTSLLRIIAGFARAEEGEICFDEQNIQENYDEFAAHLLFIGHKTGVNGQLTAVENVLHWQAVHGVSDDGQTMARLAKLGLIGLEDVPVRTLSAGQQRRVALLRMWMNNAKLWILDEPFTALDKKGVAMLQARFQEHLQAGGAILLTTHQDLTDHFGQLKTLVLEYRL; this is encoded by the coding sequence TTGCTTGAGATAAACGCAGTCACCTGCATTAAACAAGATAGATGTTTATTTGAGTCGTTGAGTTTTTCACTTCAAGCGGGTGAAATTATGCAAGTTGAAGGCCCAAATGGCGCGGGAAAGACGAGTTTATTGCGCATTATAGCGGGTTTCGCTCGAGCAGAAGAAGGCGAAATTTGTTTTGATGAGCAAAACATTCAAGAAAACTACGATGAATTTGCAGCGCATTTATTATTTATCGGTCATAAGACGGGCGTTAATGGTCAGCTGACCGCGGTTGAAAATGTATTACATTGGCAGGCTGTGCACGGTGTCTCTGATGATGGCCAAACGATGGCTAGACTGGCTAAGTTAGGGCTAATTGGTCTGGAAGATGTCCCCGTGAGAACGTTGTCTGCAGGTCAGCAACGGCGCGTTGCATTGTTGAGAATGTGGATGAATAACGCAAAGTTATGGATCCTCGATGAACCCTTTACTGCATTAGATAAAAAAGGGGTTGCGATGTTGCAAGCTCGCTTTCAAGAACATTTACAAGCAGGTGGCGCTATTTTGTTGACAACACACCAAGATTTGACTGACCACTTTGGACAACTCAAAACGCTAGTGTTGGAGTATCGCCTGTAA
- the ccmB gene encoding heme exporter protein CcmB, with the protein MSVQHSYWQLFKSVYCKDVTLAFRQRAEIFNPLLFFVIVITLFPLAIGPEPALLARMAAGIIWVAALLSTMLGLDKLFRDDYNDGSLEQLLASPYPMSLTVIAKVCAHWTTSGLPMVVLSPLFALLMNLEQQALGATVLTLLVGTPLLSLIGAIGAGLTVGLQKGGLLLSLLVLPLYIPVLIFATSAIDTSMMTLPYGGQLAILGAMLAVGIITAPFAISSALRVSVS; encoded by the coding sequence ATGTCTGTTCAACACTCTTATTGGCAACTATTTAAGTCTGTTTACTGCAAAGATGTGACCTTGGCGTTTCGCCAACGTGCTGAAATTTTTAATCCTCTACTTTTCTTTGTTATCGTCATAACCCTTTTCCCATTAGCAATCGGTCCAGAGCCTGCGCTACTAGCCAGAATGGCTGCCGGAATTATTTGGGTTGCTGCGTTATTGTCCACGATGCTGGGTTTAGATAAATTATTTCGTGATGATTATAATGATGGTTCTTTGGAACAATTGCTCGCCTCTCCCTATCCAATGTCTTTAACGGTGATCGCCAAGGTGTGTGCTCACTGGACGACGTCAGGCTTGCCAATGGTGGTGTTGTCGCCTTTGTTTGCATTACTTATGAATTTAGAACAGCAAGCATTAGGCGCAACCGTGCTAACGTTATTGGTTGGTACACCGTTATTGAGCTTAATCGGTGCAATTGGGGCCGGCTTGACTGTTGGACTGCAAAAAGGTGGTCTTTTGCTCAGTTTACTTGTTTTACCGCTTTATATCCCGGTGCTTATTTTTGCGACGTCTGCCATCGATACGAGTATGATGACATTGCCTTATGGCGGACAACTCGCAATCCTTGGTGCGATGTTAGCCGTCGGCATTATTACCGCGCCATTTGCGATATCTTCAGCTTTAAGAGTGAGTGTAAGTTAA
- a CDS encoding heme ABC transporter permease: MWKWLHPYAKAERAYQLCNTLMPYFAVVAVVCIVIGWVWGLAYAPADYQQKDSYRIIFIHVPSAILSMGAYSSMAIAAIIALVWQIRNAELAVISLAPVGAAMTAIALITGAAWGKPMWGAWWVWDARLTSELILLFLYFGVISLYHAFEDKKVAGRAASILAIVGVINLPIIHFSVEWWNTLHQGSTITKFDTSAIDPSMLWPLLINIVGFAGFVGVVTLMRLKNEILRCEQHRPWVRDLVSRG, translated from the coding sequence ATGTGGAAATGGTTACATCCTTATGCCAAAGCCGAGCGAGCGTATCAGCTATGCAATACGCTAATGCCTTACTTTGCCGTAGTCGCAGTCGTGTGTATCGTCATTGGTTGGGTTTGGGGGTTAGCCTATGCGCCCGCCGATTACCAACAAAAAGACAGTTACCGAATTATATTCATTCACGTCCCGTCAGCGATTTTGTCGATGGGAGCGTATTCTTCGATGGCCATTGCCGCCATCATCGCACTCGTTTGGCAAATCCGTAACGCGGAGCTTGCTGTTATTTCACTGGCCCCTGTTGGCGCGGCGATGACCGCAATTGCCTTGATAACAGGTGCTGCATGGGGTAAACCCATGTGGGGTGCTTGGTGGGTATGGGATGCTCGCCTGACATCTGAATTAATTCTATTGTTTTTATATTTTGGTGTGATTTCGTTGTATCACGCTTTTGAAGATAAGAAAGTTGCGGGACGTGCTGCAAGTATCCTCGCGATTGTTGGTGTAATTAATTTACCTATCATCCATTTTTCAGTGGAGTGGTGGAACACGTTACATCAAGGTTCAACAATCACGAAATTCGATACCTCTGCGATAGACCCTTCAATGCTTTGGCCTTTGCTAATCAACATTGTTGGTTTTGCAGGCTTTGTTGGGGTGGTGACGTTGATGCGACTCAAAAATGAAATTTTACGATGTGAACAGCATCGTCCATGGGTACGCGATTTAGTTAGTCGAGGTTAA
- the ccmD gene encoding heme exporter protein CcmD has protein sequence MQFASFSDFLAMGGYGFYVWLSFGTCALILLGILMSSWFETNSLKQSIRTQMAREARIKQAREEQVQ, from the coding sequence ATGCAATTTGCATCATTCAGTGATTTTTTAGCCATGGGCGGCTACGGCTTTTATGTTTGGTTATCATTCGGTACTTGCGCGCTTATCCTTCTTGGCATTCTGATGAGTTCATGGTTTGAGACGAATTCGCTTAAGCAGTCAATTCGCACGCAAATGGCACGTGAAGCAAGAATTAAGCAAGCGAGAGAGGAACAAGTGCAATGA
- the ccmE gene encoding cytochrome c maturation protein CcmE, with protein sequence MNPRRKKRLFTVAGIILGIGSAVGLTLYALQENINLFYTPSELVNGKGESHDMPFIGQKLRIGGMVVPGSVKRDDTTLNVEFQLIDTGPLVTVRYHGILPDLFREGQGIVAQGTLVEPTVVEAFEVLAKHDEEYMPAEVAEAVKGIKHEKPGYKLNYSKGEN encoded by the coding sequence ATGAATCCGAGACGTAAAAAACGCTTGTTCACCGTAGCAGGCATTATTTTGGGCATTGGTTCTGCGGTGGGTTTAACACTCTATGCACTGCAGGAAAACATTAATTTATTTTATACTCCTAGCGAATTGGTCAATGGCAAAGGTGAAAGTCACGATATGCCATTTATTGGTCAAAAGCTTCGTATCGGTGGAATGGTCGTGCCAGGCTCGGTAAAACGAGATGATACAACACTAAATGTGGAGTTCCAGTTGATTGATACAGGCCCGCTCGTAACGGTGCGCTACCACGGTATTTTGCCCGATTTGTTCCGCGAAGGTCAGGGGATTGTTGCGCAGGGTACTTTGGTTGAGCCGACGGTTGTTGAAGCGTTTGAAGTTTTAGCCAAGCATGATGAAGAGTACATGCCTGCTGAAGTCGCGGAAGCGGTGAAAGGCATCAAGCATGAGAAGCCCGGCTATAAATTAAATTACTCGAAAGGCGAAAACTAG
- a CDS encoding redoxin family protein, translating into MNKKVLGLVPLAIFILLSVFLYQGLFGNPREIQTGRLGHTMPAFSLPDLMDEQTTWTDKDLQGDVYLLNVWGTWCPTCLAELGYLTELKDKGVKIVGLYYDQAYDPDFGDKFDVVALREEVNNMLGRAGNPYAFNILDLNRSLALDLGVSGAPETFLVDKAGKILVHHTGDMNTRVWRTKFAPAIQELTL; encoded by the coding sequence ATGAATAAAAAAGTATTAGGACTTGTGCCATTAGCAATTTTCATCTTGCTCAGTGTTTTTCTGTATCAAGGGCTTTTTGGTAATCCTCGTGAGATCCAGACGGGTCGGTTAGGCCACACAATGCCTGCATTTTCTTTACCTGATCTTATGGACGAGCAGACGACATGGACAGACAAAGATCTTCAAGGTGACGTGTACCTGCTTAATGTGTGGGGTACATGGTGTCCGACATGTTTGGCAGAACTTGGCTATTTAACCGAGCTAAAAGATAAAGGGGTTAAGATTGTTGGTTTGTATTATGACCAAGCATATGACCCTGATTTCGGTGATAAATTCGATGTCGTTGCACTGCGTGAAGAAGTGAATAACATGCTAGGTCGAGCAGGTAATCCTTATGCCTTTAACATTCTAGATTTGAATCGGAGCTTGGCGCTTGATTTGGGCGTTTCTGGCGCACCGGAAACGTTCCTCGTTGACAAGGCTGGCAAAATTTTGGTGCATCATACTGGTGACATGAATACGCGTGTATGGCGAACGAAATTTGCACCCGCTATTCAGGAGTTAACACTATGA
- a CDS encoding cytochrome c-type biogenesis protein — protein sequence MKKLIFCFGLLISAINAYAIEDKYHFDSVEREQTFKELTHELRCPKCQNQNIADSDAVVAKDLRDKVLTLVHEGKSKDEVIDYMIDRYGYFVHYQPPVTPLTILLWVLPGLIVALGFGFIVVRQRKSAQVQPWTDADETKLAALIAKYEQREQQ from the coding sequence ATGAAAAAGTTAATCTTCTGTTTTGGCTTATTGATTTCAGCCATAAACGCATACGCGATTGAGGACAAATATCATTTTGACTCCGTGGAGCGAGAGCAAACGTTTAAAGAGCTCACGCATGAGCTTCGTTGTCCTAAATGTCAAAATCAAAATATTGCGGACTCAGATGCGGTTGTTGCGAAAGATTTGCGAGACAAAGTACTTACGCTGGTCCACGAAGGTAAATCGAAAGACGAAGTAATCGATTATATGATCGATCGCTATGGCTATTTCGTTCACTATCAACCACCGGTAACACCCTTGACCATATTGCTTTGGGTATTGCCGGGACTCATAGTTGCTTTGGGCTTTGGTTTTATCGTGGTTCGTCAGCGTAAATCAGCTCAAGTACAGCCGTGGACTGATGCTGACGAAACAAAGTTAGCGGCGTTGATAGCCAAGTACGAACAAAGGGAGCAGCAATAA
- the ccmI gene encoding c-type cytochrome biogenesis protein CcmI: MEQMWGMFALLVVLAALFVMTPFLRRERIVRVDHDANAERIAIYRQRLAELDEELANSRIDTLVHYESVREMKRRLLNELAPEQALTNRGDNRIFTVTGILFVVLFSVIFYQWKGNAKQVQDWYSAIEKLPEYGERAVLQDGEPLSANELQAFALGLRTKLAAEGDDAVAWMLLGRVAMSINDFEMAMQSFDKALEMNPNNPNVLVNYSQVLLIEGSESGINRAARMLSKVLSQDPNNIDAISLLALIAYERKDWAEAKAAFEVLLANMDKADPRYSMIAARIDEINGHLSPSTSTNVAKSITVTVDIDPRLADKMPSNGVLFVFAKAVSGPPMPLAVAKLRDYRFPLTVTLDDSLAMMPELQLSQFENVIVTARLSVDESVSPSKGELEGVSQTLELKEGENSQSITISRVY, encoded by the coding sequence ATGGAGCAAATGTGGGGAATGTTTGCGCTATTAGTCGTATTAGCCGCACTCTTCGTTATGACACCGTTCCTGCGCCGTGAGCGTATTGTTCGTGTCGATCATGACGCAAATGCTGAACGTATTGCTATTTATAGACAGCGTCTTGCAGAATTGGACGAAGAATTGGCCAATTCGCGTATTGATACGCTTGTTCACTATGAATCGGTACGTGAAATGAAACGGCGATTGCTCAATGAACTTGCACCTGAGCAAGCACTTACTAATCGCGGCGATAACCGTATTTTTACCGTAACGGGCATCTTATTTGTTGTATTATTCAGCGTTATTTTCTATCAATGGAAAGGCAACGCTAAGCAAGTTCAGGACTGGTATTCGGCCATTGAGAAATTGCCTGAGTATGGTGAGCGTGCGGTACTTCAGGATGGCGAGCCTCTCAGTGCTAATGAACTTCAAGCATTTGCGCTTGGACTTCGCACCAAATTAGCCGCGGAAGGGGACGATGCCGTCGCTTGGATGTTGCTTGGTCGCGTCGCTATGTCGATTAACGATTTTGAAATGGCAATGCAGTCGTTCGATAAAGCACTTGAAATGAACCCAAACAACCCCAATGTTTTGGTCAATTATAGCCAAGTGCTGCTGATTGAAGGCAGCGAATCGGGTATAAATCGAGCCGCTCGAATGTTATCAAAGGTATTGTCTCAAGACCCAAACAACATCGATGCGATTAGTCTTTTGGCGTTGATAGCGTATGAACGAAAAGACTGGGCTGAGGCTAAGGCTGCGTTTGAAGTGTTACTCGCGAACATGGACAAAGCGGACCCTCGTTACTCAATGATTGCAGCGCGTATCGATGAGATTAATGGTCATCTTTCGCCTTCGACGTCGACTAACGTAGCAAAATCCATCACAGTGACGGTCGATATCGACCCTCGGCTTGCTGATAAGATGCCAAGTAATGGTGTGCTGTTTGTGTTTGCAAAAGCAGTCAGTGGCCCACCTATGCCGTTAGCGGTAGCTAAATTGCGGGACTATCGTTTCCCGTTGACGGTAACATTGGATGACAGCTTAGCTATGATGCCCGAGTTGCAATTGTCGCAATTTGAGAACGTGATTGTTACTGCAAGATTGTCGGTTGATGAAAGTGTTTCACCGAGCAAAGGCGAATTAGAAGGCGTTTCTCAAACTCTAGAATTGAAAGAAGGCGAAAATAGCCAATCAATTACAATAAGTCGTGTTTATTAA
- a CDS encoding MlaA family lipoprotein, which produces MIKALASACLALIMVGCASVPAEKQDPRDPLQAMNRPVYDFNMDVLDKYLLRPVAVGYATYTPQPVRTGLVNFTTNLTTPTDVVNSALQGKPANTGVNVARFLINSTVGLFGIFDVASSFGLKHADEDFGQTLGVWGASDGPYIMLPGMGPTTARNLTGDVMDNVVLPELALTTPQSILLFALKAIEARANLIPQEKLLNDSLDPYLFLKDIYFQRQLYELYDGKPPIKEEKIEEFDENFLENL; this is translated from the coding sequence ATGATTAAAGCGCTGGCTTCAGCCTGTTTAGCCCTCATTATGGTAGGGTGTGCTTCAGTGCCTGCTGAAAAGCAGGACCCTCGGGATCCACTGCAGGCAATGAACAGACCTGTCTATGATTTTAACATGGATGTACTGGACAAGTATTTGCTTAGGCCAGTTGCGGTAGGTTATGCGACTTACACGCCACAACCTGTCCGTACGGGACTTGTTAATTTTACGACTAACCTCACCACACCAACGGATGTGGTGAACTCGGCCTTGCAGGGTAAGCCTGCTAATACGGGTGTTAATGTTGCCCGTTTCTTGATTAACTCGACGGTCGGTCTTTTTGGTATATTTGATGTCGCCAGTAGTTTTGGCCTAAAGCATGCGGATGAAGACTTTGGTCAGACACTAGGCGTGTGGGGCGCATCGGATGGCCCGTACATTATGCTGCCGGGAATGGGGCCGACAACGGCGCGTAATCTTACCGGAGATGTGATGGACAATGTCGTGTTACCTGAATTAGCACTCACAACACCACAAAGCATTCTCTTGTTTGCATTAAAAGCGATTGAAGCCCGAGCAAACTTAATTCCACAAGAGAAGTTGTTAAACGATTCCTTAGATCCTTATTTGTTCTTGAAAGACATTTATTTCCAAAGACAATTATATGAATTGTACGATGGGAAGCCGCCAATTAAAGAAGAGAAGATAGAAGAGTTTGACGAGAATTTTCTCGAGAATCTGTAA